A stretch of Aedes aegypti strain LVP_AGWG chromosome 2, AaegL5.0 Primary Assembly, whole genome shotgun sequence DNA encodes these proteins:
- the LOC5573073 gene encoding vegetative cell wall protein gp1, producing the protein MKLLIGLLLVGLAIEGRAQLTCFVCENCGDPFDRAAHTAQTCPQPVPTIVTPPIETTTTAIPPTPPSPDGPTLTPPPPVTTAAPGPTPGPTPAPNPDPTPELTPPPVGRRKRQANQLSHRCFIMTHNGVTRRGCTAHGNDWMETCRNNNNGQQPNECRLCDWSECNSASGLTVSIVTLSAAVLIALKFF; encoded by the exons ATGAAACTTCTCATTGGACTTTTGCTAGTTGGACTAGCCATAGAAG GTCGCGCGCAGCTGACATGTTTCGTTTGTGAAAACTGTGGGGATCCGTTTGATCGTGCTGCTCACACTGCTCAGACCTGTCCTCAACCAGTGCCAACAATTGTAACGCCTCCAATTGAAACAACTACTACGGCGATTCCCCCAACACCTCCGAGTCCTGATGGACCAACTCTTACACCTCCTCCTCCGGTAACTACTGCTGCACCAGGACCAACTCCTGGACCTACTCCTGCGCCAAATCCAGATCCTACTCCTGAGCTTACTCCTCCACCGGTTGGCCGAAGAAAGAGACAAGCCAATCAGCTCTCTCACAGATGTTTCATCATGACACACA ACGGAGTCACCCGACGAGGTTGTACAGCTCATGGAAACGATTGGATGGAGACTTGCCGGAACAACAACAACGGTCAGCAGCCCAACGAATGTCGCCTGTGTGACTGGTCCGAGTGTAACAGTGCCAGCGGGTTGACCGTTTCAATTGTGACGCTATCGGCAGCCGTGTTGATTGCCCTTAAATTCTTCTAA